The window AGAGGACCTAAGAGAGATTACCAAATCAAGACACCTTACAGGAGGAGAAAAGCAAGAACTTCAGTCCAAGAAAGGTTGTTCTACATTTGTGTATAGGTTCTATCAACTTCAAGAATATGCAGATGCCGACACCCTTATTAGCCATCTATGGGAAATCCGGCATAGCGATAAGAGAGCTTACAAAAATCTGCAAAATGCCGCTGTATTCTGGGCTTTAGATGATAAGCACCCATTCAAACGGGATTTACTCAGGGTATTCAAGATCGGCAGAAAATATAAAGCCTCGGAGATACACGAACTGATGGCTCCACTTGTCAAATATCATCTCCACAAGACTATTAAACAGCGGGCGGCAGTAAGTCTGCTTAAAGCCTTGTTCTTGATAGAAAGACCTAAAACTTACCTCATAAAGGGCAAAAATCCGGCAAGGTTTAAAAAACACGGGAGCCTGAGAATAGCAAAGACAGAAGAAAATCTGCTAAAATATTTTATGCTATAAAATGCTGATTATCTAAAAAATAGCCACCAAAATATTTGCAAAAATCAAAAATTTTACTTATATTTGTATTGTCTTTCAGGAGGTTATTCCCTCCGAAAATCCGAATATAAGTTTTAATTTTTAAGTGTGTTCGCATTTTATGCGAATCTATACTACCTACCTTTATTTACTATTAAATAATAATAGTAGGTAATATAGAACAGCCTAAAATACGGACACCATTTTTGCAATCTATGAAAAATTATACGGTTATACCCAATGAGGCAGCCGAAAAGTTGTCTTCAAATGATTTATTCGTCTTTACTGTCTTATCCCTGACAGCCCACGATGATAACACGACGGATGTTACCTATGAGCAATTAGCCGGATTTACTGGAAAATCCATCGGCTATATAAAAGATCATTTTGCCAAAAGATTGGAAAGTAGCGGACTTTGCACCATTGAGGGCTTTGTAAGAGCGGGTAACAGGCGGAAAAAATATACTCTGCCCTCTGTAACAGACAATTTCCGCATCATCCGCAGGGAAATATTGGAAGATAGTAACCTATCATCCGAGGAAAAGGGATTTCTGATAGCCCTCTATTGCATTTCTGTCAACAACACATTCAACATGGGTTTATCTGGAACACAAGCTATAAAGAAATTGGGTATTTCAAGAACTGCCTATTACAAGCATTTAAAGGCTCTGCAAGAAAAAGGTTATATAGATTTTGTCGGAGATTATCCCCAAAATCCTCAATTTGCCAATAACCCCGAGTCGTTAATGCTAACCTGTGATTGGTTAGGGCATCGGAATTATAAAGAGTGGTTACATGGGCATGAACCGTTTGAGCATGAAACATCTAAAACGCTATTTATCTTTTACCGAAATTGCTCAGATAACTTACCATATAATCATAAAACTAAGTGCGCATAAGGGCGGGAGTATCCAACTCCTGCCCTGTTTTTTAAGTAAATGAATCTGTTATAGTTGACAAACATTATTATTAACAAGACATTATTTCCTGACCTCTAAGTTATAACTATTTTATTTTTTAATTTTTTTCGGTTTTATCCGCATAAATCCGTTCCAATCCACTCTCGACCCCTCCCCGCCTTTGGCGGTGGGGATAGTTCCCCTGCACAACTATTCAAAATCAACTTTGTGATATGGAAAGCAATCTGAAATTCATTAAGACGTGGGAGGTAGCCCAGTTCAAGGCCCAGCAGGGCGTCGAGAAACTGGAGGTAAAACAGAATCCTCACACAGGCAAGGTGTTCTTTGTCTATGGCCTTGAAACAGGCCCTTGCAGTCGGAAAGTAGAGACAGGACAGCTGACAGACCCGGTAGTGTCTCAGGTGTGCAACTCCGAGACAGGAGAGATGTTTATGATGCTCCATCAGCGGGGCGAGGGAGGAGCACCTACATTGGCCGTGTTTTAGACTGATTCTCTTTTATACATTATACAGGCAGGAGGCTTTGGGGCTTTCTGCCTGTTTTTTATTCATCGAACCAATTAATACGCTATGTTACACATCCGCCCCTCTACAAGGAAACAGGCCAAGATCAAATTGGCTCTCCAAGGCTGTGCAGGTTCGGGCAAAACCTATTCAGCCCTCCTGTTAGCCTATGGCATGACCTCTGACTGGTCTAAAATTGCCGTCATAGATTCAGAAAATGGCTCTGCCGATCTCTATGCTCACCTCGGGGCCTATAATGTGGTCTCCCTCGGTGGTGATTATTCCCCGGAGAATTACATCGAGGCCATCACCTTATGTGAAAATGCAGGCATGGAGGTAATCATCGTGGATTCCATTTCCCAATGCTGGGACTACCTGCTGGATTTCCATGCAGGACTGCAAGGCAACTCCTTTGCAAACTGGGCCAAGGTCACACCCCGTCAGAATGCCTTTGTACAGAAAATCCTGCAATCTGCGGTGCATATCATCTGTACCATGCGCACCAAACAGGATTATGTGCTCAATGAAAAGAACGGCAAGATGGTCCCGGAGAAAGTGGGCCTTAAAGCCATGCAAAGGGATGGCATGGACTATGAATTTACCGTCGTTCTGGATATAGACCTCAAACACCATGTGCAGGCTTCCAAAGACAGAACAGGTCTGTTCATGGGCCGTCCCGAGTTTACCATCACTCCTAAAGTAGGCCAAGCCATCCTGAACTGGTGCAACCTCAATCCTCAATCAAACATCATTCAACCCCAAACCCCTCAAAACTATGGAAACAGCGCTCCGACTCCATCCCGTTAGACAAGAGATCATTCCTCTGCCGGCACAGCATCCTATCAACATTACACAGCCGCTCAGGACGGATAAAACCACACCCTTTATAGAGGCCAATACCAAAGAGGTTTCACTCCGCCACCTGCAAAGTGATTGTGTAGTCCCGGTTTTCTCCAAAGATAATGAGGTAACCATTTCTCACCCTGCCTTTGTGGAGACAGTCCATGAGGCTGCCCAGCAGTTCTTCCGGGGAGAGGCCATCGACAGCCCCGAAATAAGGGTGAGCCATATCATCAAGGGCCGAATCCCCGAGGCCATCCACAAACCCGTGAACCAGCTTTTGGAGACAGACAAGACCATCTACTATGAGCGAATGATGTTCTGCTTTGAAATCCCCACTATCCACGAGGACATCGACGGAAATCCCTTAAAGCTGACCATAGGAGGAGTAAGGGCCTACAACCATGAAAACCTCTACAACAAGAAATCCACGGAGAAATTCAAGGTCTTTGTAGGTTTTCAGAATAGGGTCTGCTGTAACATGTGTGTAAGTACGGACGGCTACAAGAGTGAGATCAAGGTAATGAATACACAGGCCCTCTTTCAGGCTGTCATGGAGCTGTTTCAGCTCTATAATCCCGAGAGACACACAAGGCAGATGCAAACCCTCGTGGACTCTTCCATGACAGAACATCAGTTCGCTCAGTTCTTGGGAAAGTCGAGGCTTTATCAATGCCTGCCCCAGGAGGATAAAAAGAGACTGCCCCAACTGCTGATAACCGACACCCAAATCAATCTGGTGGCAAGGGCTTACTACCAAGACGAGGCTTTCGGGGTGGATGCACAGAGCCGAGAGATTTCCATGTGGAAGGTCTACAACCTCCTGACAGGGGCCAACAAGTCCTCCTACATCGACAATTTTCTGGACAGGGCTCTCAATGCCTCGCAACTTGCTGAGGGTATCAACAAGGCTCTTTATGGAGAGTGCGAGTACAAGTGGTTTGTGGAGTAAGACAGACTGTCGGATTTTAGAGCCTGCACCTTATAGGGAAATGGGACAAAAAAATTCGACAGCTTGAAACTTTTCCGCACTTACTTTCTAAATAATTCAAAAGTATGTGCGGAATATTACTCGGGATATTCAATCAACAGAGGCAGCCCCGAAGTATTCCCATATTTTTATGGAATACAACTCTCTCTACCCCCCCCCTGCCTTTTTCCTCCATTATGATATGAAAGTTGAATGATGCGCACTTAGTTGCTTATATAACACAAACTATCTGCGCGGGAGTTGTACATCTATCTTCCTTTATATTATGGAAAGATAGGTGTACAGACTCTCTAAAAGAGCGCCGGGAATTATCTTTTGTCTGAAATTTGTGTATTTTTGTGCGTATGGATGACAAGTTGCAACAGATCGACACCCTTTTAGGTGAACTGAATCAATACAGGGCTAATGAGAATTACCGCATCACAGAGGCTCTGGAGATTGAGTATACCTATGACAGCAACCGCATTGAGGGAAATACCCTGACCCTCCATGAAACGGATATGGTGGTCAACAAAGGTATTACCATTGCAGGCAAAGGACTGAGGGAGCATTTGGAAGCTATCAACCATAAAGAGGCCATTGATTTTATCAAGGACATAGCCCAAAAGAAAGAGCCGATCTCGGAACGTGTGCTGTTGGATATTCATGCCATTGTCCTGCACAGCATAGATAAGGACAATGCCGGGAAATACCGCCGTGTACCTGTCATTATCAGCGGCAGCAAGCATATTCCTCCCCAGCCTTACCTGTTACAGCCCAAAATGGATGAGTTGTTTCAATGGTACGAGGCAAACAAGGATTCCATGCACCCGGTTGTATTGGCAGCTCAAATGCACGAGAAACTGGTGTCTGTCCATCCCTTTATTGATGGGAATGGCAGGACAGCCCGTCTGTTGATGAATCTGATATTGATGCAACATGGCTATCCTATTGCCAATATCAAAGGAGACAATGAGACGAGGCGACGCTACTATGAGACTTTGGAGGAAGCATCCTCGGGAGATAACTCGGCCTTTGTGGAGTTT of the Alistipes senegalensis JC50 genome contains:
- a CDS encoding AAA family ATPase → MLHIRPSTRKQAKIKLALQGCAGSGKTYSALLLAYGMTSDWSKIAVIDSENGSADLYAHLGAYNVVSLGGDYSPENYIEAITLCENAGMEVIIVDSISQCWDYLLDFHAGLQGNSFANWAKVTPRQNAFVQKILQSAVHIICTMRTKQDYVLNEKNGKMVPEKVGLKAMQRDGMDYEFTVVLDIDLKHHVQASKDRTGLFMGRPEFTITPKVGQAILNWCNLNPQSNIIQPQTPQNYGNSAPTPSR
- a CDS encoding DUF3871 family protein translates to METALRLHPVRQEIIPLPAQHPINITQPLRTDKTTPFIEANTKEVSLRHLQSDCVVPVFSKDNEVTISHPAFVETVHEAAQQFFRGEAIDSPEIRVSHIIKGRIPEAIHKPVNQLLETDKTIYYERMMFCFEIPTIHEDIDGNPLKLTIGGVRAYNHENLYNKKSTEKFKVFVGFQNRVCCNMCVSTDGYKSEIKVMNTQALFQAVMELFQLYNPERHTRQMQTLVDSSMTEHQFAQFLGKSRLYQCLPQEDKKRLPQLLITDTQINLVARAYYQDEAFGVDAQSREISMWKVYNLLTGANKSSYIDNFLDRALNASQLAEGINKALYGECEYKWFVE
- a CDS encoding Fic family protein, whose product is MDDKLQQIDTLLGELNQYRANENYRITEALEIEYTYDSNRIEGNTLTLHETDMVVNKGITIAGKGLREHLEAINHKEAIDFIKDIAQKKEPISERVLLDIHAIVLHSIDKDNAGKYRRVPVIISGSKHIPPQPYLLQPKMDELFQWYEANKDSMHPVVLAAQMHEKLVSVHPFIDGNGRTARLLMNLILMQHGYPIANIKGDNETRRRYYETLEEASSGDNSAFVEFIEDVVIQSLTYYLKIIRG